A genomic region of Streptomyces sp. R33 contains the following coding sequences:
- the ureG gene encoding urease accessory protein UreG encodes MHLDHGVTYPQRHTHSAGPVRADGSRRALRIGLGGPVGSGKTATVAALCRALRTELSMAVVTNDIYTREDAEFLLREAVLPPERISAVETGACPHTAIRDDISANLEAVEELEETVGPLDLILVESGGDNLTATFSRGLVDAQIFVIDVAGGDDIPRKGGPGVTTADLLVVNKTDLAPYVGSDLDRMARDAAEQRGELPVAFQSLRGEDGVAPVAAWVRERIAAWAAR; translated from the coding sequence ATGCATCTCGACCACGGCGTGACCTACCCCCAACGCCACACCCACAGCGCCGGGCCGGTACGGGCCGACGGCTCGCGCAGGGCCCTGCGGATCGGCCTCGGCGGACCCGTCGGCTCCGGCAAGACGGCCACGGTCGCCGCCCTCTGCCGCGCCCTGCGCACCGAGCTGTCCATGGCCGTCGTCACCAACGACATCTATACGCGGGAGGACGCCGAGTTCCTGCTCCGCGAGGCCGTCCTGCCGCCCGAGCGGATCAGCGCGGTGGAGACCGGTGCCTGCCCGCACACGGCCATCCGCGACGACATCTCCGCCAACCTGGAGGCGGTCGAGGAGCTGGAGGAGACGGTCGGCCCGCTCGACCTGATCCTCGTCGAGTCCGGCGGCGACAACCTCACCGCCACCTTCTCCCGCGGCCTCGTCGACGCCCAGATCTTCGTCATCGACGTGGCGGGCGGCGACGACATCCCGCGCAAGGGCGGCCCCGGCGTCACCACCGCCGACCTGCTCGTCGTCAACAAGACCGACCTCGCCCCCTACGTGGGCTCCGACCTGGACCGGATGGCCCGCGACGCCGCCGAGCAGCGCGGCGAACTGCCCGTCGCCTTCCAGTCGCTGCGCGGCGAGGACGGCGTGGCGCCGGTGGCCGCGTGGGTGCGCGAGCGGATCGCCGCCTGGGCCGCCCGGTGA
- a CDS encoding urease accessory protein UreD, whose protein sequence is MSAVADGRGGTALPLLAGEGPLALRRTRGTPAEAGVMLVGAMSAPLGGDHLTVEASVGPGARLALASAAATLALPGRGGEPARYDVRLTLAEDAALRWLPEPLVSVRGSDLRVHTRAELAPTARLLLREEQVLGRTGEEPGLLRSRLAVSRGGIPLLDQELACGPGAPGGWDGPAGLAGHRALGQLLVVDPAFAVSPPAAAVLGEFAAVTPLAGPAVLVTALAPDALRLREVLDAAWHTYGW, encoded by the coding sequence ATCTCCGCCGTCGCCGACGGCCGCGGCGGTACCGCCCTGCCGCTGCTGGCCGGTGAGGGACCGCTCGCGCTGCGCCGCACCCGCGGCACGCCCGCCGAGGCCGGGGTGATGCTGGTCGGCGCGATGAGCGCCCCGCTCGGCGGGGACCACCTCACGGTGGAGGCCTCCGTCGGCCCCGGGGCCCGCCTCGCCCTGGCCTCGGCGGCCGCCACCCTGGCGCTGCCAGGCCGCGGTGGTGAGCCCGCGCGGTACGACGTACGGCTGACCCTGGCCGAGGACGCGGCGCTGCGGTGGCTGCCGGAGCCGCTGGTCTCCGTACGCGGCAGCGACCTGCGGGTGCACACCCGGGCCGAACTCGCCCCCACGGCCCGGCTGCTGCTGCGCGAGGAGCAGGTGCTGGGCCGGACGGGGGAGGAGCCGGGCCTGCTGCGCAGCAGGCTCGCCGTGAGCCGGGGCGGGATCCCGCTGCTGGACCAGGAGCTGGCCTGCGGTCCGGGAGCACCCGGCGGCTGGGACGGGCCGGCGGGGCTGGCGGGACATCGGGCGCTCGGTCAGCTCCTGGTCGTGGACCCGGCATTCGCCGTCTCGCCGCCCGCCGCCGCGGTGCTCGGGGAGTTCGCGGCCGTCACTCCGCTGGCCGGTCCCGCAGTCCTCGTGACGGCGCTGGCACCGGACGCGCTGCGGCTGCGCGAGGTACTCGACGCGGCGTGGCACACCTACGGCTGGTAA
- a CDS encoding alpha/beta hydrolase, protein MIRTAALGSAATLITGALAAGLLLAPPAAAAPASQNSGLPEALGVQLAAARAAATGVEWKDCPADWGFEAPIQCGWVKVPLDYSKPFGKTIDLAVDRAVSTGTKQERQGALLYNPGGPGGSGMRFPRRVTTKSPLWVNTAKAYDFVGFDPRGVGHSAPISCVDPQEFVKAPKADPVPDTKADKNAQRKLAAEYADGCKERSGDMLPYMTTPNIARDLDVIRAALGEKKLNFIGVSYGTYIGGVYATLFPTHVRRMIVDSVVNPAQENIWYEANLEQDVAFQMRWNDWQDWVAKNDNVFHIGDTRAKVEAKWQELRAKAKANPLGGVVGPAELIGFFQGAPYYDSSWVPVAQAFSAYVAGDEKPLIEAISPDMSDIKGNIASENGNAVYTAVECADAKWPTSWAKWDRDNSKLHEKYPFLTWSNAWMNLPCATWKSKQSTPIEVGAKRGLAPVLIVQSERDAATPYKGGVELHRRLAGSRLITEQNAGSHGVTSLVNPCINTRVDAYLLEGKVDAADVKCGPHATPVAPAPATAKSLAAAPSSALPALEELPAVR, encoded by the coding sequence GTGATACGCACTGCAGCGCTGGGGAGCGCTGCCACTCTGATCACCGGAGCGCTGGCCGCGGGCCTGCTGCTGGCCCCGCCGGCCGCCGCCGCTCCGGCCAGCCAGAACAGCGGGCTTCCGGAGGCGCTGGGCGTCCAGCTCGCCGCCGCCCGCGCCGCCGCCACCGGGGTCGAGTGGAAGGACTGCCCGGCGGACTGGGGCTTCGAGGCCCCGATCCAGTGTGGCTGGGTCAAGGTTCCGCTCGACTACTCGAAGCCGTTCGGCAAGACGATCGACCTCGCGGTCGACCGCGCCGTCAGCACCGGCACCAAGCAGGAGCGCCAGGGCGCGCTCCTCTACAACCCGGGCGGCCCCGGCGGTTCCGGCATGCGCTTCCCGCGCCGGGTCACCACCAAGTCCCCCCTCTGGGTGAACACCGCCAAGGCGTACGACTTCGTGGGCTTCGACCCCCGCGGCGTCGGCCACTCGGCGCCGATCTCGTGCGTCGACCCGCAGGAGTTCGTCAAGGCTCCCAAGGCCGACCCGGTCCCGGACACCAAGGCCGACAAGAACGCCCAGCGCAAGCTCGCCGCGGAGTACGCGGACGGCTGCAAGGAGCGCAGCGGCGACATGCTGCCGTACATGACCACGCCGAACATCGCGCGTGACCTGGACGTCATCCGTGCCGCCCTCGGCGAGAAGAAGCTGAACTTCATCGGCGTCTCCTACGGCACCTACATCGGCGGGGTCTACGCGACCCTGTTCCCGACCCACGTGCGCCGCATGATCGTCGACAGCGTCGTCAACCCGGCGCAGGAGAACATCTGGTACGAGGCGAACCTCGAGCAGGACGTCGCCTTCCAGATGCGCTGGAACGACTGGCAGGACTGGGTCGCCAAGAACGACAACGTCTTCCACATCGGCGACACCCGCGCCAAGGTCGAGGCCAAGTGGCAGGAGCTGCGCGCCAAGGCCAAGGCCAACCCGCTCGGCGGGGTCGTCGGCCCGGCCGAGCTCATCGGCTTCTTCCAGGGCGCCCCGTACTACGACTCCTCCTGGGTGCCCGTCGCCCAGGCGTTCAGCGCGTACGTGGCCGGTGACGAGAAGCCGCTGATCGAGGCGATCTCGCCGGACATGTCCGACATCAAGGGCAACATCGCCTCGGAGAACGGCAACGCGGTCTACACCGCGGTCGAGTGCGCCGACGCCAAGTGGCCGACCAGCTGGGCCAAGTGGGACAGGGACAACAGCAAGCTGCACGAGAAGTACCCGTTCCTGACCTGGTCCAACGCGTGGATGAATCTCCCCTGCGCGACCTGGAAGTCCAAGCAGAGCACGCCGATCGAGGTCGGTGCCAAGCGCGGCCTGGCCCCGGTCCTGATCGTCCAGTCCGAGCGTGACGCGGCCACGCCGTACAAGGGTGGCGTCGAGCTGCACCGCCGCCTCGCCGGCTCGCGCCTGATCACCGAGCAGAACGCCGGCTCGCACGGTGTCACCAGCCTGGTGAACCCCTGCATCAACACCCGGGTGGACGCCTACCTGCTCGAGGGCAAGGTAGACGCCGCGGACGTGAAGTGCGGTCCGCACGCCACTCCGGTCGCCCCGGCCCCGGCCACCGCGAAGTCGCTCGCCGCGGCCCCGTCGTCGGCCCTGCCGGCGCTGGAGGAACTGCCGGCCGTCCGCTAA
- a CDS encoding 1-acyl-sn-glycerol-3-phosphate acyltransferase translates to MFYHLLKHVLLGPLLRLLFRPRIEGLENIPPEGAAIIAGNHLSFSDHFLMPAILKRRITFLAKAEYFTGPGVKGRLTAFFFRSAGQIPVDRSGKDAGQAALREGLGVLAKGELLGIYPEGTRSHDGRLYKGKVGVAAMALGAGVPVVPCAMVGTFEIQPPGQKIPNIRRVTIRFGRPLDFSRYAGLEGERAVLRAVTDEIMYAVLELSGQEYVDRYAAEVKAEAEEARKKARRKTR, encoded by the coding sequence GTGTTCTACCACTTGCTCAAGCACGTGCTGCTCGGTCCGCTGCTGCGGCTGCTGTTCCGCCCGCGCATCGAGGGACTGGAGAACATCCCGCCGGAAGGGGCCGCGATCATCGCGGGCAACCACCTGTCCTTCTCGGACCACTTCCTGATGCCCGCCATCCTCAAACGCCGGATCACGTTCCTCGCGAAGGCCGAGTACTTCACCGGCCCCGGGGTGAAGGGCCGGCTGACCGCGTTCTTCTTCCGCAGCGCCGGGCAGATCCCGGTGGACCGCTCGGGCAAGGACGCCGGACAGGCCGCGCTGCGCGAGGGGCTCGGGGTACTGGCCAAGGGCGAGCTGCTGGGCATCTACCCCGAGGGCACCCGCTCCCACGACGGGCGGCTGTACAAGGGCAAGGTGGGCGTGGCCGCGATGGCGCTCGGGGCCGGGGTGCCCGTCGTACCGTGCGCGATGGTCGGCACCTTCGAGATCCAGCCGCCCGGTCAGAAGATCCCGAACATCCGGCGCGTGACGATCCGCTTCGGCCGGCCGCTCGACTTCTCGCGGTACGCGGGGCTGGAGGGCGAGCGGGCCGTGCTGCGGGCCGTGACCGACGAGATCATGTACGCCGTCCTCGAGCTGTCCGGCCAGGAGTACGTCGACCGGTACGCCGCCGAGGTCAAGGCGGAGGCGGAGGAAGCGCGGAAGAAGGCCCGGCGCAAGACGCGCTGA
- a CDS encoding cytochrome c oxidase assembly protein produces MDHSGHGMDMHMDMDLPPFTLGRGLEFSFDAFFLIGSLVGLGLYLWGVVRLRRRGDAWPLGRTIAFTSGVLSIALMMCTKLNDYGMVMFSVHMVQHMVISMLSPILLLLGAPVTLALRALPPAARGRKGPRELLLMLLHSRYMKVITHPVFTIPMFIASLYALYFTPLFDFLMESKAGHIGMMVHFLAVGLIFFWPIMGVDPGPHRPGYVMRMLELFAGMPFHAFFGIAVMMASQPMIKTYANPPASLGIDPLLDQQWGGGIAWAFSEIPSVLVLIALVYQWYHSEQRAAKRADRAADRDGDQELEAYNSYLASLQARGQ; encoded by the coding sequence ATGGATCACAGCGGTCACGGCATGGACATGCACATGGACATGGACCTGCCGCCGTTCACTCTCGGGCGCGGGCTGGAGTTCTCCTTCGACGCCTTCTTCCTGATCGGCTCGCTCGTGGGCCTCGGCCTGTACCTGTGGGGTGTGGTGCGGCTGCGCCGCCGCGGGGACGCCTGGCCGCTGGGCCGGACCATCGCCTTCACCTCCGGCGTGCTGAGCATCGCCCTCATGATGTGCACCAAGCTGAACGACTACGGCATGGTCATGTTCAGCGTGCACATGGTCCAGCACATGGTCATCAGCATGCTCTCGCCGATCCTGCTGCTGCTGGGCGCTCCGGTGACGCTGGCGCTGCGCGCGCTCCCGCCCGCCGCCCGCGGCCGCAAGGGACCGCGCGAGCTGCTGCTGATGCTGCTGCACAGCCGCTACATGAAGGTGATCACGCACCCCGTGTTCACCATCCCGATGTTCATCGCGAGCCTCTACGCCCTCTACTTCACGCCGCTCTTCGACTTCCTCATGGAAAGCAAGGCCGGGCACATCGGCATGATGGTGCACTTCCTGGCCGTCGGCCTGATCTTCTTCTGGCCGATCATGGGCGTGGACCCGGGCCCGCACCGCCCCGGCTACGTGATGCGGATGCTGGAGCTCTTCGCCGGCATGCCGTTCCACGCCTTCTTCGGAATCGCCGTCATGATGGCGAGCCAGCCGATGATCAAGACGTACGCGAACCCGCCGGCCTCCCTCGGCATCGACCCGCTGCTCGACCAGCAGTGGGGCGGCGGCATCGCCTGGGCCTTCAGCGAGATCCCGTCGGTGCTGGTGCTGATCGCGCTGGTCTACCAGTGGTACCACTCCGAGCAGCGGGCGGCGAAGCGCGCGGACCGGGCCGCGGACCGCGACGGCGACCAGGAGCTGGAGGCGTACAACTCCTATCTCGCCTCGCTCCAAGCGCGTGGCCAGTAG
- a CDS encoding 6-phosphofructokinase, with translation MRIGVLTSGGDCPGLNAVIRSVVHRAVVDHGDEVIGFHDGWRGLLECDYRKLDLDAVAGILARGGTILGSSRVQPAHLRDGVERARGHVADLGLDAIIPIGGEGTLKAANLLSQAGLPIVGVPKTIDNDIASTDVTFGFDTAVGVATEALDRLKTTAESHQRVMVVEVMGRHTGWIALHSGMAAGAHAIVVPERPFDIDELTAIVGERFSAGKRFAIVVVAEGAKPRAGSMDFQDGGTDQYGHERFAGIGNLLAVELERRLGKEARPVILGHVQRGGTPTAYDRVLATRFGWHAVEAAHRGEFGMLTALRGTEIEMVPLADAVQTLKTVPAERYDEAQNVL, from the coding sequence ATGCGCATTGGTGTGCTCACTTCCGGTGGCGATTGCCCCGGCCTCAATGCCGTCATCCGCTCCGTCGTACACCGCGCCGTCGTCGACCACGGCGACGAGGTCATCGGCTTCCACGACGGCTGGCGCGGCCTGCTGGAGTGCGACTACCGCAAGCTGGACCTCGACGCCGTGGCGGGCATCCTGGCCCGCGGCGGCACCATCCTGGGCTCCTCGCGGGTGCAGCCCGCGCACCTGCGCGACGGCGTGGAGCGGGCCCGCGGGCACGTCGCCGACCTCGGCCTGGACGCCATCATCCCGATCGGCGGCGAGGGCACCCTCAAGGCCGCGAACCTGCTCTCGCAGGCCGGTCTGCCGATCGTCGGCGTCCCGAAGACGATCGACAACGACATCGCCTCGACGGACGTCACGTTCGGCTTCGACACCGCCGTCGGGGTCGCCACCGAGGCGCTGGACCGGCTGAAGACCACCGCCGAGTCCCACCAGCGCGTGATGGTCGTGGAGGTCATGGGCCGCCACACCGGCTGGATCGCCCTGCACTCGGGCATGGCGGCCGGCGCGCACGCCATCGTCGTCCCGGAGCGCCCCTTCGACATCGACGAGCTGACGGCGATCGTCGGCGAGCGCTTCTCCGCGGGCAAGCGGTTCGCGATCGTCGTGGTCGCCGAGGGTGCCAAGCCGCGCGCCGGCTCCATGGACTTCCAGGACGGCGGCACCGACCAGTACGGCCACGAGCGCTTCGCCGGCATCGGCAACCTGCTCGCGGTCGAGCTGGAGCGGCGCCTGGGCAAGGAGGCCCGCCCGGTCATCCTGGGCCACGTCCAGCGCGGCGGCACGCCCACCGCGTACGACCGGGTCCTGGCCACCCGCTTCGGCTGGCACGCGGTCGAGGCGGCGCACCGCGGCGAGTTCGGGATGCTGACCGCGCTGCGCGGTACCGAGATCGAGATGGTCCCGCTCGCCGACGCCGTACAGACCCTCAAGACGGTCCCGGCGGAGCGGTACGACGAGGCGCAGAACGTTCTGTGA
- a CDS encoding type 1 glutamine amidotransferase — MSDNSLRLVWVYPDLLSTYGDQGNALVVERRARQRGLDVQRVDVRSDQPIPTSGDIYLIGGGEDRPQRLAAERLLRDGGLERAVSNGAIVFSVCAGYQILGNEFVNDMGERQEGLGLLDVVTVRGEGERCVGDVLADIDPRLNLPQLTGFENHQGVTHLGPSAKPFARTVLGRGNGTGDGTEGAYNDTVFGTYMHGPVMARNPQIADLLLKLALDVNALPPIDDRWYEALRAERISAATQPA, encoded by the coding sequence ATGAGCGACAACAGCCTGCGTCTGGTGTGGGTCTACCCCGACCTGCTGAGCACGTACGGAGACCAGGGCAACGCCCTCGTGGTGGAGCGCCGGGCGCGCCAGCGCGGCCTGGACGTGCAGCGCGTGGACGTGCGCAGCGACCAGCCCATTCCCACCTCGGGTGACATCTACCTGATCGGCGGCGGTGAGGACCGGCCGCAGCGGCTCGCCGCGGAGCGTCTGCTGCGCGACGGCGGTCTGGAGCGGGCCGTCTCGAACGGGGCGATCGTCTTCTCCGTCTGCGCCGGCTACCAGATCCTCGGCAACGAGTTCGTCAACGACATGGGCGAGCGCCAGGAGGGCCTGGGCCTGCTCGACGTGGTCACCGTGCGCGGCGAGGGCGAGCGGTGCGTCGGCGACGTCCTCGCCGACATCGACCCGCGCCTGAACCTGCCGCAGCTGACGGGCTTCGAGAACCACCAGGGCGTCACGCACCTCGGCCCGTCCGCGAAGCCGTTCGCCCGCACCGTCCTGGGTCGCGGCAACGGCACGGGCGACGGCACCGAGGGCGCGTACAACGACACGGTCTTCGGCACGTACATGCACGGCCCCGTGATGGCCCGCAACCCGCAGATCGCGGACCTGCTGCTGAAGCTGGCCCTCGACGTGAACGCGCTGCCGCCCATCGACGACCGGTGGTACGAGGCGCTGCGCGCCGAGCGCATCTCGGCGGCGACGCAGCCCGCGTAG
- a CDS encoding MurT ligase domain-containing protein encodes MAGNTEPLSPRAKLAVTAGKAAAAVSRAAGRGSGSVIGGKVALRLDPDLLGALAQHLDVVLVSATNGKTTTTRLIAEALRASGPVVSNALGANMPAGITSALAGGSDAKYGVIEVDEKYLAGVARDVTPKVIALLNLSRDQLDRAAETRMLAEKWREGLQGSKAVIVANCDDPLIVWSASSSQNVVWVAAGQEWKDDAWSCPSCGGVMQRPGDDWFCGECGFRRPTPSWVLSGDHVLDPHGSAWPIHLQLPGRANKANAATSAAVAAVFGVPPQVALERMYQVQAVAGRYDVVNFQGRELRLLLAKNPAGWLETFSLIDPPPTPVILSVNARGADGTDTSWLWDVDYPRLAGHPIFVIGDRKLDLAVRLEVAGLDFRVCETLDEAVQLAPPGQIELIANYTAFQDVRRRVGN; translated from the coding sequence ATGGCAGGCAACACAGAGCCGCTTTCGCCGCGGGCCAAGCTGGCCGTGACGGCGGGCAAGGCCGCGGCGGCGGTGTCGCGGGCCGCGGGACGCGGAAGCGGATCGGTGATCGGTGGCAAGGTCGCACTCAGACTCGACCCCGATCTTCTCGGAGCGCTCGCGCAGCATCTCGACGTCGTCCTCGTCTCCGCGACGAACGGCAAGACCACGACGACCCGGCTGATCGCCGAGGCCCTGCGGGCCAGCGGTCCGGTCGTCTCCAACGCCCTCGGCGCCAACATGCCGGCCGGCATCACCTCCGCCCTCGCGGGCGGCTCGGACGCCAAGTACGGCGTCATCGAGGTGGACGAGAAGTACCTCGCCGGGGTCGCCCGGGACGTCACCCCCAAGGTGATCGCCCTGCTGAACCTCTCCCGCGACCAGCTGGACCGCGCCGCCGAGACCCGCATGCTCGCGGAGAAGTGGCGCGAGGGGCTCCAGGGCTCCAAGGCCGTCATCGTCGCGAACTGCGACGACCCGCTCATCGTGTGGTCGGCCTCCTCCTCGCAGAACGTGGTGTGGGTCGCCGCCGGCCAGGAGTGGAAGGACGACGCCTGGTCGTGCCCCTCCTGTGGTGGCGTCATGCAGCGCCCCGGCGACGACTGGTTCTGCGGCGAGTGCGGCTTCCGGCGCCCCACCCCGAGCTGGGTGCTGTCCGGGGACCACGTGCTGGACCCGCACGGCTCGGCCTGGCCGATCCACCTCCAGCTGCCGGGCCGCGCGAACAAGGCGAACGCCGCCACCTCGGCCGCCGTGGCCGCCGTCTTCGGCGTCCCGCCGCAGGTCGCGCTGGAGCGGATGTACCAGGTGCAGGCCGTCGCCGGCCGCTACGACGTGGTGAACTTCCAGGGCCGTGAGCTGCGCCTGCTGCTCGCCAAGAACCCGGCGGGCTGGCTCGAAACGTTTTCGCTGATCGACCCGCCGCCGACCCCGGTGATCCTTTCGGTGAACGCGCGCGGCGCCGACGGCACGGACACCTCCTGGCTGTGGGACGTGGACTACCCGCGCCTGGCCGGCCACCCGATCTTCGTGATCGGTGACCGCAAGCTGGACCTCGCGGTCCGGCTCGAGGTCGCGGGCCTGGACTTCCGGGTGTGCGAGACCCTCGACGAAGCCGTGCAGCTGGCGCCGCCCGGGCAGATCGAGCTGATCGCCAACTACACCGCCTTCCAGGACGTGCGCCGCCGCGTCGGCAACTAG
- the def gene encoding peptide deformylase — MRQRPIPGTTGLVRTMSLLGDPVLHSACAEVTEFGPALDRLIEDMFATMYAAEGVGLAANQIGVGQRVFVYDCPDDEDVRHVGHIVNPRLVAADGDEFRGPEGCLSLPGLEAGTVRYDRAVVEGVTSDGAPVRITGTGFFARCLQHECDHLDGTVYADRVTGLRARRLRRAIRKTPWGARAAAAAQN; from the coding sequence ATGCGACAGCGCCCCATTCCCGGTACCACCGGCCTCGTCCGCACCATGAGCCTGCTGGGCGATCCGGTGCTCCACTCGGCCTGCGCGGAGGTCACCGAATTCGGCCCGGCCCTCGACCGGCTCATCGAGGACATGTTCGCGACGATGTACGCCGCCGAGGGCGTCGGCCTCGCCGCGAACCAGATCGGCGTCGGACAGCGGGTGTTCGTCTACGACTGCCCCGACGACGAGGACGTGCGCCACGTCGGGCACATCGTCAACCCGCGCCTGGTGGCGGCCGACGGGGACGAGTTCCGCGGCCCCGAGGGCTGCCTGTCGCTGCCGGGTCTGGAGGCGGGCACGGTCCGGTACGACCGCGCGGTCGTCGAAGGGGTCACCTCCGACGGCGCGCCCGTACGGATCACCGGCACGGGGTTCTTCGCCCGCTGCCTCCAGCACGAGTGCGACCACCTCGACGGCACGGTCTACGCGGACCGGGTCACCGGGCTGCGCGCCCGGCGGCTGCGACGGGCGATCCGCAAGACCCCGTGGGGTGCGCGGGCCGCTGCGGCCGCGCAGAACTGA
- a CDS encoding TetR family transcriptional regulator, which yields METTQQAGEPGAAERRRRELLEAADRVVLRDGPKASMNAIAAEAGITKPILYRHFGDKAGLYQALAVRHTDALLDSLRAALDAPAERRSRVESTLDTYLTAIEARPQVYRFLMHPAEDSHAAERGFDVGLHSAPLLRRLGEELAQVIGERVDLGPGGERLARIWGHGIVGMMHAAGDWWLGERPCERAELVTGLTDLLWGRLATAGNRLDGPGF from the coding sequence ATGGAGACCACTCAGCAGGCCGGCGAACCGGGAGCGGCCGAGCGCCGCAGGCGGGAGCTGCTCGAAGCGGCCGACCGGGTCGTCCTCCGGGACGGCCCCAAGGCCTCCATGAACGCCATCGCGGCGGAGGCCGGCATCACCAAGCCGATCCTCTACCGGCACTTCGGCGACAAGGCGGGGCTCTACCAGGCCCTCGCCGTGCGGCACACCGACGCCCTGCTCGACTCGCTGCGGGCCGCGCTCGACGCCCCGGCCGAACGCCGCAGCCGGGTGGAGTCCACCCTCGACACCTACCTCACGGCCATCGAGGCCCGCCCGCAGGTGTACCGGTTCCTGATGCACCCGGCCGAGGACTCGCACGCCGCCGAGCGCGGCTTCGACGTGGGCCTGCACTCGGCCCCGCTGCTGCGCCGGCTCGGCGAGGAGCTCGCCCAGGTGATCGGCGAGCGGGTGGACCTCGGCCCCGGCGGCGAACGCCTGGCCCGCATCTGGGGCCACGGAATCGTCGGCATGATGCACGCCGCCGGCGACTGGTGGCTCGGCGAGCGGCCGTGCGAGCGTGCGGAGTTGGTCACCGGACTCACCGACCTGCTGTGGGGCCGGCTGGCCACCGCCGGCAACCGCCTGGACGGCCCGGGCTTCTAG
- a CDS encoding acyl-CoA dehydrogenase family protein gives MAEFTMELNDDQKQVRDWIHGFAADVIRPAAAEWDEREETPWPVIQEAAKVGIYSLDFYAQQFFDPTGLGIPMAMEELFWGDAGIALSIVGTGLAAIGVVANGTEEQIGTWIPQMYGTPDDVKVAAFCSSEPDAGSDVGSMRTRAVYDQAKDEWVLNGTKTWATNGGIANVHIVVAVVDPELGSKGHASFIVPPNTPGLSQGQKFKKHGIRASHTAEVVLEDVRVPGSCLLGGKDKLDERLARARERARAGGGERVKNAAMATFEASRPAVGAMAVGTARAAYEVALDYAKTRTQFGRPIIDNQGVAFQLADMRTSIDAARLLVWRASWMAVAGKPFTSAEGSMSKLFASEVAKKVTGQAVQILGGNGFTREYPVERMHRDSAIYTIFEGTSEIQRLVIARTISQMPIR, from the coding sequence ATGGCGGAGTTCACCATGGAGCTCAATGACGACCAGAAGCAGGTACGGGACTGGATCCACGGCTTCGCTGCCGACGTGATCCGGCCCGCAGCCGCGGAATGGGACGAGCGCGAAGAGACTCCGTGGCCCGTCATCCAGGAGGCCGCGAAGGTCGGCATCTACTCGCTGGACTTCTACGCCCAGCAGTTCTTCGACCCTACCGGCCTCGGCATCCCGATGGCCATGGAAGAGCTGTTCTGGGGTGACGCGGGCATCGCCCTGTCGATCGTGGGCACCGGGCTCGCCGCCATCGGCGTCGTCGCCAACGGCACCGAGGAGCAGATCGGCACCTGGATCCCGCAGATGTACGGCACCCCGGACGACGTCAAGGTCGCCGCCTTCTGCTCCTCCGAGCCGGACGCCGGATCCGACGTCGGCTCGATGCGGACCCGGGCCGTCTACGACCAGGCCAAGGACGAGTGGGTGCTCAACGGCACCAAGACGTGGGCGACCAACGGCGGCATCGCCAACGTCCACATCGTCGTCGCCGTCGTGGACCCGGAGCTCGGCTCGAAGGGCCACGCCTCCTTCATCGTGCCGCCGAACACCCCGGGCCTGTCCCAGGGCCAGAAGTTCAAGAAGCACGGCATCCGCGCCTCGCACACCGCCGAGGTGGTCCTGGAGGACGTGCGCGTGCCCGGCTCCTGCCTGCTCGGCGGCAAGGACAAGCTGGACGAGCGCCTCGCGCGGGCCCGCGAGCGGGCCAGGGCGGGCGGCGGCGAGCGGGTGAAGAACGCGGCCATGGCCACCTTCGAGGCCTCCCGCCCGGCGGTCGGCGCCATGGCCGTCGGCACCGCGCGCGCCGCGTACGAGGTCGCCCTCGACTACGCCAAGACCCGTACGCAGTTCGGCCGCCCGATCATCGACAACCAGGGCGTGGCCTTCCAGCTCGCCGACATGCGGACCTCCATCGACGCGGCCCGGCTGCTGGTGTGGCGGGCCTCCTGGATGGCGGTCGCGGGCAAGCCCTTCACCTCGGCGGAGGGCTCGATGTCGAAGCTGTTCGCGAGCGAAGTCGCAAAGAAGGTCACCGGTCAGGCGGTCCAGATCCTCGGCGGCAACGGCTTCACCCGCGAGTACCCCGTGGAGCGCATGCACCGTGACAGCGCGATCTACACGATCTTCGAGGGCACCAGCGAGATCCAGCGCCTGGTGATCGCCCGCACGATCTCGCAGATGCCGATCCGCTAG